In the Helianthus annuus cultivar XRQ/B chromosome 11, HanXRQr2.0-SUNRISE, whole genome shotgun sequence genome, one interval contains:
- the LOC110889604 gene encoding exopolygalacturonase has protein sequence MDKHGYIRVMALYCLFFMALIATNHAAVVNVKTKGAKGDGATDDGPAITSAWKEACAGAPPSQLVIPPGTYMALVVDFIGPCKGPIEIVARGATIKAPPELAKFTRDTWIKFMSVDKLTLSGGTFDGQGQATWKATKCQDSQSSCNIPVNLRLNKITNSVIRDVTSLNSKNFHIAVLASDNNRFENIVIDAPGNSVNTDGMHIAKLNGLNVTNARIKTGDDCISFGDGSKNVHVQQSTCGPGHGFGVGSLGKYPNEEAVQGIFFRNCTLTGTTNGVRIKSWPASYPGAATDIHFEDIIMNGVQNPILVDQEYCPNNQCKKGVPSKVKLTNVSFRKIRGTSATKVAVKIACSPGVPCENVEVADINLTFNGGATSECSNAKPKVVGQNVPKIC, from the exons ATGGATAAACATGGCTACATTCGAGTTATGGCACTATACTGCTTGTTTTTTATGGCTCTGATAGCGACGAACCATGCGGCTGTAGTCAATGTAAAAACTAAAGGTGCCAAGGGTGATGGTGCAACCGATGATGGCCCG GCGATAACGAGCGCATGGAAAGAAGCCTGTGCAGGTGCACCACCAAGCCAGTTGGTGATTCCACCAGGAACTTATATGGCACTTGTTGTTGATTTTATTGGTCCATGCAAGGGTCCGATTGAGATTGTTGCTAGAGGAGCCACCATAAAGGCGCCACCGGAGCTTGCAAAGTTCACAAGAGACACTTGGATCAAGTTCATGAGTGTTGATAAGTTGACCCTGAGTGGTGGTACTTTCGATGGCCAAGGTCAAGCAACATGGAAGGCTACAAAATGCCAGGATTCACAATCTTCATGCAATATACCAGTT AATCTCAGACTGAATAAAATCACCAATTCAGTGATTAGAGACGTGACATCTCTCAATAGCAAAAACTTCCACATAGCTGTATTGGCTAGCGACAACAACCGGTTCGAAAACATTGTCATTGACGCGCCTGGAAACAGTGTCAACACAGATGGTATGCATATCGCTAAGTTAAACGGGCTCAACGTCACAAACGCGAGGATAAAGACAGGCGACGATTGTATATCTTTTGGAGATGGAAGCAAGAATGTCCATGTCCAGCAATCGACGTGCGGACCAGGACATGGGTTCGGTGTTGGAAGTTTGGGCAAATACCCAAATGAAGAAGCAGTGCAAGGAATCTTTTTCAGAAACTGCACATTGACTGGCACCACTAATGGAGTTAGGATCAAAAGTTGGCCTGCTTCTTACCCTGGAGCCGCTACCGATATCCATTTTGAAGATATCATCATGAACGGTGTGCAAAATCCCATATTGGTCGATCAAGAATATTGTCCAAATAATCAATGCAAG AAAGGTGTTCCATCAAAAGTGAAGTTGACAAATGTGAGTTTTAGGAAGATCAGGGGAACATCCGCAACAAAGGTGGCAGTGAAGATTGCTTGCAGCCCAGGGGTACCATGCGAAAACGTAGAGGTGGCTGATATCAACTTGACATTCAATGGAGGAGCCACCTCTGAGTGTTCTAATGCCAAGCCTAAAGTTGTTGGTCAAAATGTCCCTAAAATTTGTTAA